One genomic window of Kaistia geumhonensis includes the following:
- a CDS encoding GNAT family N-acetyltransferase, with the protein MELSNDRAAIIARLAADPLENVVLLKHLTAYPEATRALSAAEGDENATLVLLNAAASPYDRATYPEADVVAFLASDSEVLSGHLLRHVPLGGGAVFKLARDADRAALAGMLATTRTTAFHSFTAAAAHERDPSVRVTRQPRDDDYALLAMQGHDRAVLEPLLVAGDAFVCALDDPGSGAAAAVCCAFVNHGPVHEIGGVFTRPDRRGQGLAPRVVTTALAVLRENGHSARYNVEETNPGSLRLAARLGLRHFLTLTHHTAPKATIVV; encoded by the coding sequence ATGGAGCTTTCGAACGACCGCGCGGCGATCATCGCCCGCCTCGCAGCGGACCCGCTCGAGAATGTCGTCCTGCTGAAGCACCTCACCGCCTATCCGGAAGCGACCCGTGCGCTTTCGGCCGCCGAGGGCGACGAGAACGCGACGCTGGTGCTGCTCAACGCCGCCGCCAGCCCCTATGACCGGGCCACCTATCCGGAGGCGGACGTCGTGGCCTTCCTCGCGAGCGATTCCGAAGTCCTGTCCGGCCACCTGCTTCGGCATGTCCCGCTCGGGGGCGGGGCCGTCTTCAAGCTCGCCCGTGACGCCGACCGCGCCGCGCTCGCCGGCATGCTCGCGACGACGCGAACGACGGCCTTCCATTCCTTCACCGCCGCAGCCGCTCACGAGCGCGATCCGTCGGTCCGTGTCACGCGCCAGCCGCGCGACGACGACTATGCCCTGCTCGCCATGCAGGGCCATGACCGTGCCGTGCTGGAGCCTCTGCTCGTTGCCGGCGACGCCTTCGTCTGCGCGCTCGACGATCCCGGAAGCGGCGCTGCCGCCGCCGTCTGCTGCGCCTTCGTCAATCATGGGCCGGTACACGAGATCGGCGGCGTCTTCACCCGGCCGGACAGGCGCGGGCAGGGGCTCGCGCCCCGCGTCGTCACGACCGCGCTGGCGGTGCTCCGGGAAAACGGCCACAGCGCGCGCTACAATGTCGAGGAGACGAATCCGGGCTCGCTGCGCCTTGCCGCCCGCCTCGGCCTTCGCCATTTCCTGACGCTCACGCACCACACTGCGCCGAAGGCGACGATCGTCGTATAA
- a CDS encoding DUF899 family protein has protein sequence MTENLEPAAALAARNPVRIVNESAEYRAARQELLIQEYELRRLTEKVAAMRRALPEGAAVTGNYRFIAEDGREVGLAEMFADKTSLAIYNFMFGPQRARPCPMCTNLLGALEGNANDIQQKMALAVVARSPIERLIAFKKERGWRFLKLYSDANGEWSRDFHAVGDDGGDIPGLHVFTRREGSIRHFWSGEMTEADPGQDPRGAPELGTLWHLLDLRPEGRDPDWYPELDYPT, from the coding sequence ATGACCGAGAATCTGGAGCCCGCCGCCGCGCTCGCCGCTCGCAATCCCGTTCGCATCGTCAACGAGAGCGCGGAATACCGGGCCGCCCGGCAGGAACTGCTCATCCAGGAATACGAACTGCGCCGGCTGACCGAGAAGGTCGCCGCCATGCGCCGCGCGCTGCCCGAGGGCGCGGCCGTGACCGGCAATTATCGCTTCATCGCCGAGGATGGCCGCGAGGTTGGCCTCGCCGAGATGTTCGCCGACAAGACCAGCCTCGCCATCTACAATTTCATGTTCGGGCCACAGCGCGCCCGTCCCTGCCCGATGTGCACCAACCTTCTCGGCGCGCTCGAGGGCAACGCCAACGACATCCAGCAGAAGATGGCGCTCGCCGTCGTCGCGCGCTCGCCGATCGAGCGGCTGATCGCCTTCAAGAAGGAGCGCGGCTGGCGCTTCCTGAAGCTCTACAGCGACGCGAACGGCGAATGGTCGCGCGATTTCCACGCCGTCGGCGACGATGGCGGCGACATTCCGGGTCTCCACGTCTTCACGCGCCGCGAGGGCTCCATCCGCCATTTCTGGAGCGGCGAGATGACGGAAGCCGATCCCGGACAGGACCCGCGCGGCGCCCCGGAGCTCGGCACCCTGTGGCACCTGCTCGACCTCCGTCCCGAAGGCCGCGACCCCGACTGGTATCCGGAGCTCGATTATCCGACCTGA
- the purD gene encoding phosphoribosylamine--glycine ligase: MTDERLNVLLIGSGGREHALAWKLSESPRLKRLFAAPGNPGICEYAVMCALDITDHAAVVDFCKREAIDLVVVGPEAPLVAGIADALNAAGISVFGPSQAAAALEGSKGFTKDLCAEAGIPTAAYRRFTDADAARAYLAEKGVPIVVKADGIAAGKGVVVAATLDEAIEAVDACFAGAFGEAGAEVVIEDCLVGEEASFFAISDGVTVVPFGAAQDHKRAFDGDTGPNTGGMGAYAPPPVMTDAMMARTMDEIVRPTIAAMAARGTPFKGVLFAGLMITESGPQLIEYNVRFGDPECQVLMMRLECDLLDLLCSAAAGRLDSAPPTFRQTPALTVVMAAKGYPGSYRKGTPIGGIAAAEAIDGVKVFQAGTALSAGKLVASGGRVLNVSATGRTIAEARERAYRGVAAIQWDDGFCRSDIAWRAMERGA; the protein is encoded by the coding sequence ATGACCGACGAACGCCTCAACGTGCTGCTGATCGGCTCCGGCGGGCGCGAGCATGCGCTGGCCTGGAAACTCTCCGAATCGCCACGCCTCAAGCGGCTGTTCGCGGCGCCGGGCAATCCGGGCATCTGCGAGTATGCCGTCATGTGCGCGCTCGACATCACCGATCACGCGGCGGTCGTGGATTTCTGCAAGCGCGAGGCGATCGACCTCGTCGTGGTCGGCCCGGAGGCGCCGCTCGTCGCCGGCATCGCCGATGCGCTGAACGCGGCCGGCATCTCCGTCTTCGGCCCGTCGCAGGCCGCGGCGGCGCTGGAGGGCTCGAAGGGCTTCACCAAGGATCTCTGCGCCGAGGCCGGAATTCCCACCGCCGCCTATCGCCGCTTCACCGATGCCGACGCCGCCCGCGCCTATCTCGCAGAGAAGGGCGTGCCGATCGTCGTCAAGGCGGACGGCATCGCGGCCGGCAAGGGGGTCGTCGTCGCGGCGACCCTCGACGAGGCAATCGAGGCGGTCGACGCCTGTTTCGCCGGCGCCTTCGGCGAAGCCGGGGCGGAGGTGGTGATCGAGGACTGCCTCGTCGGCGAGGAGGCGAGCTTCTTCGCGATCTCCGACGGCGTCACGGTGGTGCCGTTCGGCGCGGCTCAGGACCACAAGCGCGCCTTCGACGGCGACACCGGCCCCAACACCGGCGGAATGGGCGCCTACGCGCCGCCGCCGGTCATGACCGATGCGATGATGGCCCGGACCATGGACGAGATCGTGCGCCCGACCATCGCCGCCATGGCGGCGCGCGGGACGCCGTTCAAGGGCGTGCTCTTCGCGGGTCTCATGATCACCGAGAGCGGACCGCAGCTCATCGAATACAATGTCCGCTTCGGCGACCCGGAATGCCAGGTGCTGATGATGCGGCTCGAATGCGACCTGCTCGATCTCCTGTGCTCGGCCGCCGCCGGCAGGCTTGACAGTGCGCCGCCGACCTTCAGGCAAACGCCGGCGCTCACCGTCGTGATGGCGGCCAAGGGCTACCCCGGCAGCTATCGCAAGGGAACGCCGATCGGCGGCATCGCGGCGGCCGAGGCGATCGACGGCGTCAAGGTGTTCCAGGCCGGAACGGCGCTCTCGGCTGGCAAGCTGGTCGCTTCGGGCGGCCGGGTGCTCAATGTCTCGGCGACGGGGCGAACCATCGCCGAAGCACGCGAGCGCGCCTATCGCGGCGTCGCGGCGATCCAGTGGGACGACGGCTTCTGCCGCTCCGACATCGCCTGGCGCGCGATGGAACGCGGCGCCTGA
- a CDS encoding TlyA family RNA methyltransferase, protein MTDAPLRLDQALVARGLAPTRARARDAVLRGHVTVDGRPATKPSLAVGPDAALALDDPAAAYVSRSALKLVAGLDHFGYGAEGRVALDLGASTGGFTEVLLERGARRVHAIDVGHGQLDPRLAGDARVLAREGLNARDLVADDLGEAPEAVVSDMSFISLRLALPPALALAAPGAWGIFLVKPQFEVGRAGIGKGGIVRDPAEGHAAALAIAGWLGSGQGWQVDGLVPSPIAGGDGNHEFLLGARKEPAR, encoded by the coding sequence ATGACCGACGCCCCGCTCCGCCTCGACCAGGCACTTGTGGCGCGTGGGCTCGCGCCGACCCGGGCACGGGCGCGCGACGCGGTCCTGCGCGGCCATGTCACCGTCGACGGGCGGCCGGCGACCAAGCCCTCGCTCGCCGTCGGCCCCGATGCCGCGCTCGCGCTCGACGATCCCGCCGCCGCCTATGTCTCGCGCTCGGCGCTGAAGCTGGTCGCGGGGCTCGATCATTTCGGCTATGGCGCCGAGGGGCGCGTGGCGCTCGATCTCGGCGCTTCGACCGGCGGCTTCACCGAGGTGCTGCTCGAGCGCGGCGCGCGGCGGGTGCACGCGATCGATGTCGGCCACGGCCAGCTCGACCCGCGCCTTGCCGGCGACGCGCGCGTCCTCGCCCGGGAGGGTCTCAATGCGCGCGACCTCGTCGCGGACGATCTCGGCGAGGCGCCCGAGGCCGTGGTCTCCGACATGTCGTTCATCTCGCTGCGCCTCGCTTTGCCGCCAGCCCTCGCGCTCGCGGCCCCCGGCGCCTGGGGCATCTTTCTCGTGAAACCGCAATTCGAGGTCGGTCGGGCCGGCATCGGAAAGGGCGGGATCGTGCGCGACCCGGCCGAGGGCCATGCCGCCGCGCTCGCGATCGCCGGCTGGCTCGGCAGCGGGCAGGGCTGGCAGGTCGACGGGCTCGTCCCTTCGCCCATCGCAGGCGGCGACGGCAATCACGAATTTCTTCTCGGCGCCCGCAAGGAGCCTGCGCGATGA
- a CDS encoding c-type cytochrome, protein MKAAALTLLAGSALALLGGTALADDALVARGDYLVNGPVACGSCHTPLGPDFKPIADKTLAGGFHFDEMAFNSYSANITPDKETGIGNWTDEEIIHAIREGAQKDGRIIFPPMPVPTYNNMSDDDVKAIVAYLRTVKPVKNAVPLAKYNIPQQTMPPAKGLPAPPKTDKVAYGGYIVNALGHCFECHTTPGANGIPDFAGHLGAGGFEIKLGPGMSVMTANITSDKETGIGDWTDAEINRAITQGIGRDGKPLAPPMAYAYYKNMTDEDVDAVVAYLRTLKPISNKVEPTAFQQKAFP, encoded by the coding sequence ATGAAGGCGGCGGCTCTCACACTGCTGGCGGGCTCGGCGCTCGCGCTTCTCGGCGGCACTGCACTGGCGGACGATGCTCTCGTGGCGCGCGGCGACTATCTGGTGAACGGGCCGGTGGCCTGCGGCAGCTGCCACACCCCGCTCGGGCCCGACTTCAAGCCGATCGCCGACAAGACGCTGGCCGGCGGTTTCCACTTCGACGAAATGGCGTTCAACAGCTACTCGGCCAACATCACGCCGGACAAGGAAACCGGCATCGGCAACTGGACGGACGAGGAAATCATCCACGCCATCCGCGAGGGCGCGCAGAAGGACGGGCGGATCATCTTCCCGCCCATGCCGGTGCCCACCTACAACAACATGTCGGACGACGACGTGAAGGCGATCGTCGCCTATCTGCGCACGGTCAAGCCGGTCAAGAACGCGGTCCCGCTCGCGAAATACAATATCCCGCAGCAGACCATGCCGCCGGCCAAGGGCCTGCCGGCGCCGCCGAAGACCGACAAGGTCGCCTATGGCGGCTATATCGTGAACGCCCTCGGCCACTGCTTCGAATGCCACACGACGCCCGGCGCCAACGGCATTCCCGATTTCGCCGGCCATCTCGGCGCGGGCGGCTTCGAGATCAAGCTCGGCCCCGGCATGTCGGTCATGACGGCCAATATCACGTCCGACAAGGAGACCGGCATCGGCGACTGGACCGACGCCGAGATCAATCGGGCGATCACGCAGGGCATCGGCAGGGACGGCAAGCCGCTCGCGCCGCCCATGGCCTATGCCTATTACAAGAACATGACCGACGAGGATGTCGACGCCGTCGTCGCCTATCTCCGGACGCTGAAGCCGATCAGCAACAAGGTCGAGCCGACCGCCTTCCAGCAGAAAGCCTTCCCCTGA
- a CDS encoding GNAT family N-acetyltransferase has product MQPLIVTPDAPSAADREAILDVLVAYNDEAHGPSGHEPVAVLVKHPETGATIGGLWGRIVFDWLFVELLVVPKEARGEGIGSRLMAEAETRARARGCAGIWLDTFAFQAPGFYTKLGFEPFGKIDDHPRGKARYFMQKRLPD; this is encoded by the coding sequence ATGCAGCCGCTCATCGTGACACCGGACGCCCCGAGCGCGGCGGATCGCGAGGCGATCCTCGACGTGCTGGTCGCCTATAACGACGAAGCGCACGGTCCGTCCGGCCACGAACCGGTCGCGGTGCTGGTCAAGCATCCAGAGACCGGCGCGACCATCGGCGGGCTCTGGGGACGGATCGTCTTCGACTGGCTGTTCGTCGAACTGCTGGTCGTCCCGAAGGAGGCTCGCGGCGAGGGAATCGGCAGCCGCCTGATGGCCGAGGCGGAGACACGCGCCCGTGCCCGCGGTTGTGCCGGGATCTGGCTCGACACCTTCGCCTTCCAGGCGCCCGGCTTCTACACGAAGCTTGGCTTCGAGCCCTTTGGCAAGATCGACGACCATCCGCGCGGCAAAGCCCGCTATTTCATGCAGAAGCGGCTCCCGGACTGA
- a CDS encoding YoaK family protein — protein MRTPMIPVAVLLGFNGGFVDTAGFLGLQGLFTSHVTGNFVTLAASLVLGLTGAITKLLAIPVFITVVVLARLVGNRLADSGRAPVPRLMIGQTLLLLLFFVLATVLGPFPDGDALPAVITGVVGVMAMSIQNAVQRIHLASEPPTTILTGTTTQFAIDLADRLSGRATLAGEAARKRFHALLRAILSFGIGAMTAAASFHFVGLRCLAMAVAVTAFIALMKAHEPPQETGMLM, from the coding sequence GTGCGGACGCCCATGATTCCCGTCGCTGTGCTGCTCGGCTTCAACGGCGGCTTCGTCGATACCGCCGGATTTCTCGGCTTGCAGGGCCTGTTCACCTCGCATGTGACAGGCAACTTCGTCACCCTCGCCGCCTCGCTGGTGCTCGGCCTCACCGGAGCGATCACCAAGCTTCTGGCCATCCCGGTCTTCATCACCGTCGTGGTGCTGGCGCGCCTCGTCGGAAACAGGCTCGCCGACAGCGGCCGGGCTCCGGTGCCGCGTCTGATGATCGGCCAGACCCTGCTGCTCCTGCTCTTCTTCGTCCTCGCGACGGTACTCGGCCCCTTTCCGGATGGCGACGCACTGCCGGCCGTGATCACCGGCGTCGTCGGCGTCATGGCGATGTCGATCCAGAACGCCGTGCAGCGGATCCATCTCGCCAGCGAGCCGCCCACCACCATCCTGACCGGCACGACCACGCAGTTTGCCATCGATCTCGCCGACCGCCTGTCAGGCCGTGCCACCCTTGCCGGCGAGGCTGCGCGAAAGCGCTTCCATGCGCTTCTGAGGGCGATCCTCTCCTTCGGCATCGGCGCCATGACCGCCGCCGCGAGCTTTCATTTCGTTGGGCTCCGCTGCCTCGCGATGGCCGTCGCGGTCACCGCCTTCATCGCGCTCATGAAGGCGCACGAGCCGCCGCAGGAGACCGGCATGCTGATGTGA
- a CDS encoding DUF1176 domain-containing protein, with the protein MNNPTFLSQAALAAFLLTAAPASLLSAAPALADTAAKAGELKDYKDWEVGCDNTRSCVAIGMTPDESSLSGYLRIARSGEANAVPDVTFTVYPPDDTTNKLKKPMVRLSLDSNKAGGLPTGSLPLTEAGDLFELKLAQEALPDLLAALRSAKKITMDLYDGNKKVSSQVISLAGSSAALLQMDDQQKRVGTVTALVKKGDAGADTIPPVPALPKVKSLPVSEMPDPLPKPPKTAAKPMPDGCGEGPAPYVAFQLPGGASLWGTCASAGAYNFAYDYRLFVDGKPGRPWNAIVPGTKRGGEGDDITWLWNAYVDDQTKRLNSYIKGRGLGDCGDATEWAFDGQNFAALTYIAMGDCRGVMQDDWPVLYRAEAE; encoded by the coding sequence ATGAATAACCCGACATTTCTGTCGCAGGCCGCGCTTGCGGCCTTCTTGCTGACGGCTGCGCCGGCTTCTCTGCTTTCGGCAGCGCCGGCCCTTGCCGACACCGCCGCCAAGGCGGGCGAGCTCAAGGACTACAAGGACTGGGAAGTCGGCTGCGACAACACGCGGTCCTGCGTCGCGATCGGCATGACGCCGGACGAAAGCTCGCTGTCGGGCTATCTGCGGATCGCGCGGTCCGGCGAGGCGAACGCGGTGCCCGACGTCACCTTCACCGTCTATCCGCCCGACGACACGACCAACAAGCTGAAGAAGCCCATGGTCCGCCTTTCGCTCGACTCGAACAAGGCGGGGGGCCTTCCGACGGGCTCGCTCCCGCTCACCGAGGCCGGCGATCTCTTCGAGCTGAAGCTGGCGCAGGAGGCGCTGCCCGACCTGCTCGCGGCACTGCGGTCCGCCAAGAAGATCACGATGGACCTCTACGACGGCAACAAGAAGGTGAGCAGCCAGGTCATCTCGCTTGCCGGTTCTTCGGCCGCGCTGCTCCAGATGGACGACCAGCAGAAGCGCGTCGGCACGGTGACCGCGCTCGTCAAGAAGGGCGATGCCGGCGCCGATACGATCCCGCCGGTCCCTGCCCTGCCCAAGGTCAAGTCGCTGCCGGTCAGCGAAATGCCCGATCCGCTTCCGAAGCCGCCGAAGACCGCCGCCAAGCCGATGCCCGACGGTTGCGGCGAGGGTCCCGCTCCCTATGTCGCTTTCCAGCTGCCCGGCGGCGCATCGCTCTGGGGGACCTGCGCCTCGGCTGGCGCCTACAATTTCGCCTATGACTACCGCCTCTTCGTGGACGGCAAGCCCGGCCGGCCCTGGAACGCGATCGTTCCCGGAACGAAGCGCGGCGGCGAGGGCGACGACATCACGTGGCTCTGGAACGCCTATGTCGACGACCAGACCAAGCGCCTCAATTCCTACATCAAGGGCCGCGGCCTCGGCGATTGCGGCGACGCGACCGAATGGGCCTTCGACGGCCAGAACTTCGCCGCCCTCACCTATATCGCGATGGGCGATTGCCGCGGCGTGATGCAGGACGACTGGCCGGTGCTCTATCGCGCGGAGGCGGAGTAG
- a CDS encoding class I SAM-dependent RNA methyltransferase has product MRHRLTITSLGHEGDGVAEDGGAKVFVPFALPGEVVEADVAGERGHLVKILERSPDRTEPPCRHFGTCGGCTLQHLAEAPYRAFKRDLVQRAFEQRGIAVEVEPLLAIGPHSRRRAVFTVEKEGDTTRLGFNRRESHDLLAIEECPLLVPAIETRLGRLSQLAGLVIGRGKRARMTVTATDTGLDVAIDGAATPGRALYDILGRHVAEGWLARLTVEGTEVATSRQPELRLGDTVLYPAAGGFLQATAASEQALADLVDAGIGKAGPRSAPVVDLFAGIGTFSLRLARRFPVLAVEGDAALLKALDRSMRFSKGIRTITMRRRDLFLNPMAPPELKPFKAVVFDPPRAGAKAQSEMLAKSTVQRIVGVSCNAATLARDARILIDGGYRLTRVTPVDQFLWSSHVEVVAAFEKG; this is encoded by the coding sequence ATGAGGCATCGCCTGACCATCACCTCGCTCGGCCATGAAGGCGACGGCGTCGCCGAAGACGGCGGTGCCAAGGTCTTCGTGCCCTTCGCCCTGCCGGGAGAGGTCGTCGAGGCGGATGTCGCGGGCGAGCGCGGCCACCTCGTAAAGATCCTCGAGCGCAGCCCCGACCGGACGGAGCCACCTTGCCGGCACTTCGGCACCTGCGGCGGCTGCACGCTGCAACATCTTGCGGAGGCGCCCTATCGCGCGTTCAAGCGCGATCTGGTGCAACGCGCCTTCGAGCAGCGCGGCATCGCCGTCGAGGTCGAGCCGCTCCTCGCCATCGGTCCGCACAGCCGGCGCCGCGCGGTGTTCACGGTCGAGAAGGAGGGCGACACGACGCGGCTCGGCTTCAACCGCCGTGAAAGCCACGATCTGCTGGCGATCGAGGAATGTCCGCTGCTGGTCCCGGCGATCGAGACGAGGCTCGGCCGGCTGTCGCAGCTTGCCGGGCTGGTGATCGGCCGCGGCAAGCGCGCGCGCATGACGGTCACCGCCACCGACACCGGCCTCGACGTCGCGATCGACGGCGCCGCGACGCCGGGACGGGCCCTCTACGATATCCTCGGCCGGCATGTCGCCGAAGGCTGGCTCGCGCGGCTCACGGTCGAAGGCACCGAGGTCGCGACCAGCCGCCAGCCGGAGCTCCGGCTCGGCGACACCGTGCTCTATCCGGCCGCCGGAGGGTTCCTGCAGGCGACGGCCGCCTCGGAGCAGGCGCTGGCCGATCTCGTCGATGCCGGCATCGGCAAGGCCGGCCCGCGGTCGGCGCCGGTCGTCGACCTCTTCGCCGGCATCGGGACCTTCTCGCTGCGGCTCGCCCGCCGCTTCCCGGTGCTGGCCGTCGAAGGCGATGCCGCGCTGCTGAAGGCGCTCGACCGCTCGATGCGCTTCTCGAAGGGGATCCGCACCATCACGATGCGGCGCCGCGACCTCTTCCTCAATCCGATGGCGCCGCCGGAGCTGAAGCCGTTCAAGGCCGTCGTCTTCGATCCGCCGCGCGCCGGCGCCAAGGCGCAGTCCGAGATGCTGGCGAAATCCACGGTGCAGCGCATCGTCGGCGTTTCCTGCAACGCCGCGACGCTCGCGCGCGACGCCCGTATCCTGATCGATGGCGGTTACCGGCTAACCCGCGTCACCCCCGTCGACCAGTTCCTCTGGTCGTCGCATGTCGAGGTGGTGGCAGCCTTCGAGAAAGGCTGA
- the mutL gene encoding DNA mismatch repair endonuclease MutL, which translates to MPIRRLTEDMINRIAAGEVVERPASVVKELVENAIDAGARRIEIVTAGGGAALIRVTDDGSGMNAEDLALSVDRHATSKLTDLDDIRTLGFRGEALASIGAVARLSIASRHASEGHGWEVVVEGGALQPLRPAALASGTRVEVRDLFFATPARLKFLKGERAEASAITEVVRRLAIAHPEIRFHLTGSDRSALDLPSTGDAGLAARLTQILGPDFAQNAMPVDALREGVRLFGLAGLPTYHRANALQQYLMVNGRPVRDRLLMGALRAGYADVMARDRHPVVALGIEIAPQDVDVNVHPAKADVRFRDPGLVRGLIVGALRHAIIASGHRATTTGGGATIAAFRPAGGGATAPIRPAYAAQPAAFGRVSQAAAFAEPSERFDAAFAAVDMPSADARAHAAPMAERTARPLGAARAQVHGTYVITQTEDGIVIVDQHAAHERLVYERLKQSLARSGVARQILLIPDIVELPSEDVARLVARAEELEAFGLVVESFGPGAVAVRETPALLGEVDARALLADLADDFAEWDGSTRLAEKLDHVAATMACHGSVRAGRQLRPEEMDALLREMEATPGSGQCNHGRPTYVELKLGDIERLFGRR; encoded by the coding sequence ATGCCGATCCGTCGCCTGACCGAGGACATGATCAACCGCATCGCCGCAGGCGAGGTGGTCGAACGCCCGGCGAGCGTCGTCAAGGAGCTGGTCGAGAACGCGATCGACGCCGGCGCGCGGCGGATCGAGATCGTCACCGCCGGGGGCGGGGCAGCGCTCATCCGCGTCACGGACGACGGCTCGGGCATGAATGCCGAAGACCTGGCCCTGTCCGTCGACCGGCACGCGACCTCGAAGCTTACCGATCTCGACGATATCCGCACGCTAGGCTTCCGCGGCGAGGCGCTGGCATCGATCGGCGCCGTCGCCCGGCTGTCGATCGCGAGCCGCCATGCCTCGGAGGGGCATGGCTGGGAAGTGGTGGTCGAGGGCGGAGCCTTGCAGCCGCTTCGTCCCGCCGCGCTCGCCTCCGGCACGCGCGTCGAGGTTCGCGACCTCTTCTTCGCGACGCCGGCGCGGCTCAAGTTCCTGAAGGGGGAGCGGGCCGAGGCGAGCGCGATCACCGAGGTCGTCCGCCGCCTCGCCATCGCACATCCCGAGATCCGCTTCCATCTCACCGGCAGCGACCGGTCCGCGCTCGACCTGCCGTCCACCGGCGATGCAGGCCTTGCCGCGCGGCTGACACAGATCCTCGGTCCCGATTTCGCGCAGAACGCCATGCCGGTCGATGCCTTGCGCGAGGGCGTGCGGCTTTTCGGCCTCGCCGGCCTGCCGACCTACCACCGCGCCAACGCGCTGCAGCAATATCTCATGGTGAACGGCCGGCCGGTGCGCGACCGTCTGCTGATGGGTGCGCTCCGGGCCGGCTATGCCGATGTCATGGCCCGCGACCGTCATCCGGTGGTGGCGCTCGGCATCGAGATCGCGCCGCAGGATGTCGACGTCAACGTGCATCCGGCGAAGGCTGATGTGCGCTTCCGCGATCCTGGCCTCGTGCGCGGCCTCATCGTCGGCGCGCTGCGCCACGCGATCATCGCGAGCGGCCACCGCGCCACGACGACCGGCGGCGGCGCGACGATCGCCGCCTTCCGGCCGGCCGGCGGCGGGGCGACGGCTCCCATCCGCCCCGCCTATGCCGCGCAGCCGGCTGCGTTCGGCCGGGTCTCGCAGGCCGCGGCCTTCGCCGAGCCGTCCGAGCGGTTCGATGCGGCCTTCGCGGCGGTCGACATGCCCTCGGCCGATGCGCGCGCCCATGCCGCCCCGATGGCGGAGCGCACCGCCCGTCCGCTCGGCGCGGCGCGGGCGCAGGTGCACGGAACCTATGTCATCACGCAGACCGAAGACGGCATCGTCATCGTCGACCAGCATGCCGCGCATGAGCGGCTGGTCTATGAACGGCTGAAGCAGTCGCTGGCGCGGTCAGGCGTCGCGCGGCAGATCCTGCTCATCCCCGACATCGTCGAGCTTCCGTCCGAGGATGTCGCGCGGCTCGTCGCCCGCGCGGAGGAACTCGAAGCCTTCGGTCTGGTCGTCGAGAGCTTCGGCCCCGGCGCGGTCGCCGTGCGCGAAACCCCGGCCCTGCTCGGGGAGGTCGATGCGCGCGCGCTCCTTGCCGACCTTGCCGATGATTTCGCCGAATGGGACGGCTCCACGCGCCTCGCCGAGAAGCTCGACCATGTCGCCGCGACCATGGCCTGCCACGGCTCGGTGCGCGCCGGGCGACAGCTTCGGCCTGAGGAGATGGACGCGCTGCTGCGCGAGATGGAGGCGACGCCCGGCTCCGGCCAGTGCAATCACGGCCGGCCGACCTATGTCGAGCTGAAGCTCGGCGATATCGAGCGCCTGTTCGGACGGCGCTGA
- the ubiA gene encoding 4-hydroxybenzoate octaprenyltransferase yields MPPIAEPAPVADAARGNFVDRHAPAWLKPYARLARWDRPIGWQLLVLPCWWSSVLASGAAGSAWPDLGHLLLFLAGAIAMRGAGCTYNDIIDRELDAGVARTRSRPIPSGQVSVRAAKIFLVAQALVGLAVLLSFNGFAILVGLASLGVVAAYPFMKRITDWPQSVLGLAFSWGALMGWAAWYGSLAVAPLALYAGGVLWTIGYDTIYALQDKEDDAIVGVRSTALLFGERAPLYVGFLYAGAVAFFALSLVLAGAGPVAYAGLAAGAVHLGWQVARIDLSDGALALRLFKSNWTFGLILLAGLVLDGLA; encoded by the coding sequence ATGCCGCCCATCGCCGAACCGGCGCCCGTTGCCGATGCCGCGCGGGGCAATTTCGTCGATCGACACGCGCCGGCCTGGCTGAAGCCCTATGCGCGGCTCGCGCGCTGGGACCGGCCGATCGGCTGGCAGCTTCTCGTCCTGCCCTGCTGGTGGTCCTCCGTCCTCGCCAGCGGCGCGGCGGGGTCGGCATGGCCGGACCTCGGCCATCTGCTGCTCTTCCTCGCCGGGGCCATCGCCATGCGCGGCGCCGGCTGCACCTATAACGACATCATCGATCGCGAACTCGATGCCGGGGTAGCCCGCACGCGCTCGCGACCGATCCCGAGCGGCCAGGTCAGCGTCCGCGCCGCCAAGATCTTCCTCGTCGCGCAGGCCCTGGTCGGGCTCGCCGTGCTGCTGTCGTTCAACGGCTTCGCGATTCTGGTCGGCCTGGCCTCGCTCGGCGTCGTCGCCGCCTATCCGTTCATGAAGCGCATCACCGACTGGCCGCAATCGGTGCTCGGGCTCGCCTTCTCCTGGGGAGCGCTGATGGGATGGGCCGCATGGTATGGCAGCCTCGCCGTCGCGCCGCTGGCGCTCTATGCCGGCGGCGTGCTGTGGACGATCGGCTACGACACGATCTACGCGCTGCAGGACAAGGAGGACGACGCGATCGTCGGCGTGCGCTCGACGGCGCTGCTGTTCGGCGAGCGGGCGCCGCTCTATGTCGGCTTTCTCTATGCCGGTGCGGTCGCGTTCTTCGCGCTGTCGCTCGTCCTCGCGGGGGCCGGGCCCGTGGCCTATGCCGGGCTCGCCGCGGGCGCCGTCCATCTCGGCTGGCAGGTGGCGCGCATCGATCTTTCCGATGGCGCCCTGGCGCTCCGCCTCTTCAAGTCCAACTGGACCTTCGGACTGATCCTTCTGGCCGGGCTCGTGCTGGACGGCCTCGCCTGA